Proteins found in one Candidatus Cetobacterium colombiensis genomic segment:
- a CDS encoding glycerol dehydrogenase — protein MENIILSPNKYIQGAGSLKSIAKYAKKDAFIIADNFVMGLTEDIIKESFKNENIPVFFELFNGECSKVEVNRLKGILENKNCKIVIGVGGGKTLDTAKAIAYYSNIPVMIVPTIASTDAPCSALSVLYTEEGAFDEYLLLPNNPDIVLMDTEIIAKAPARLLASGMGDALATYFEARACERSGALNMGGGLPTKAAMALAKLCFDTLIADGEKAMFAAQKCVCTKAVENIIEANTYLSGIGFESGGLAAAHAIHNGLTVLEECHDLYHGEKVAFGTLVQLFLENAPMEEIDEVLFFCKNIGLPTCLEDLGVNSIERERLLEVAKLSCAPGETIHNMPFEVTPEKVLAAILAADNYGGF, from the coding sequence ATGGAAAATATTATTTTATCACCTAATAAATATATTCAAGGAGCTGGTTCTCTAAAAAGTATTGCCAAATATGCTAAAAAAGATGCATTTATTATTGCAGATAATTTTGTAATGGGATTAACTGAAGATATTATAAAAGAAAGTTTTAAAAATGAGAATATTCCTGTTTTCTTCGAACTTTTCAACGGAGAATGTTCAAAGGTTGAAGTTAATAGACTAAAGGGAATTTTAGAAAATAAAAATTGTAAAATTGTTATTGGAGTTGGAGGTGGAAAAACTTTAGATACTGCTAAAGCTATCGCATATTATTCAAATATTCCTGTAATGATTGTTCCTACTATTGCATCTACAGATGCTCCTTGTAGCGCATTATCTGTTCTTTATACTGAAGAAGGAGCGTTTGATGAATATCTATTATTACCAAACAACCCTGATATAGTATTAATGGATACTGAAATTATAGCTAAAGCTCCTGCCAGACTTCTTGCTAGTGGAATGGGAGATGCATTAGCTACATACTTTGAAGCTAGAGCATGTGAACGTTCTGGTGCTTTAAATATGGGTGGAGGACTTCCTACAAAAGCTGCAATGGCTCTTGCTAAACTTTGTTTTGATACTCTTATTGCTGATGGAGAAAAAGCTATGTTTGCAGCTCAAAAATGTGTTTGTACAAAAGCTGTTGAAAATATAATTGAAGCTAACACATATTTAAGTGGTATTGGATTTGAAAGTGGTGGATTAGCTGCTGCTCATGCTATTCATAATGGATTAACAGTTCTTGAAGAGTGTCACGATCTATACCATGGAGAGAAGGTAGCTTTTGGTACCTTAGTACAGTTATTTTTAGAGAATGCTCCTATGGAAGAGATTGATGAAGTTTTATTTTTCTGTAAAAACATTGGCCTTCCAACATGTTTAGAAGATTTAGGAGTTAATTCTATCGAAAGAGAAAGACTTTTAGAAGTTGCTAAACTTTCATGTGCTCCTGGAGAGACTATACATAATATGCCTTTTGAAGTTACTCCAGAAAAAGTTTTAGCTGCAATTTTAGCTGCTGACAACTATGGAGGATTCTAA
- the ligA gene encoding NAD-dependent DNA ligase LigA, with product MLKLFSLDQENDSKKRIEELRKEIERYNYYYYTKNESIISDFEFDKLLKELEELEKKYPEYKIEKSPTKYVGATDLKESKFTKVVHKKPMLSLSNSYNIEDIIAFTERVEKNLEYKHEKLEYVLELKLDGASISVTYENGELKRAVTRGDGIEGEDVTDNILAIETIPNYLKEKINIEVRGEIVLPLTRFEKLNEERLANGEEIFANPRNAASGTLRQLDSQIVKERGLDAYFYYVVDPLTHGLKTHKESLDYLDKVGIKTTKIAEVIDDLTVMEKRIAFWETEREKLDFETDGLVIKLNNIDLWEEVGYTTKSPRWAIAYKFPAKQVTTKLLGITWQVGRTGKVTPVAELEEVELSGSKVKRASLHNMDEILRKDIRIGDRVFIEKAAEIIPQVVSSVKEVRTGDEKEVVAPTNCPVCNSILEKEEGLVDLKCVNPNCPAIIQGSIEYFVSRDAMNISGFGSKIVERMLQLNYIKDITDIYELSKYKEELMQLDKMGEKSVEKLLASIEKSKERPYSKTLYALGIPFVGKFLANVLAKKSKNIEVLSLMTKEELLEIDGVGEKVAQSVYNFFKNEKSIETIEKLKEYGVNFGKIDDKREEKIVEHGKFSGKTFLFTGKLQKFKREEIKDLIESLGGVNLSSVSKKLNYLIVGEDAGSKLKKAEELESVIILTEDEFIKMTK from the coding sequence ATGCTAAAACTTTTTAGTCTAGATCAAGAGAATGACTCTAAAAAAAGAATTGAAGAGTTAAGAAAAGAGATAGAGAGATATAATTATTATTATTACACTAAAAATGAATCTATAATCTCAGATTTTGAGTTTGATAAATTATTAAAAGAATTAGAAGAGTTAGAAAAAAAATATCCAGAGTATAAAATTGAAAAATCACCAACAAAATATGTTGGTGCTACAGATTTAAAAGAATCTAAATTTACAAAGGTTGTTCATAAAAAACCAATGTTGAGCTTAAGTAACTCTTATAATATAGAGGATATAATAGCATTTACAGAAAGAGTGGAAAAAAATTTAGAATATAAACATGAAAAGCTGGAATATGTATTAGAATTAAAATTAGATGGAGCTAGTATAAGTGTAACTTATGAGAATGGAGAACTAAAAAGAGCTGTAACAAGAGGAGATGGAATTGAAGGAGAGGATGTAACAGATAATATATTAGCTATTGAAACAATTCCAAATTACCTAAAAGAAAAAATAAATATAGAAGTAAGAGGAGAAATTGTACTACCATTAACTCGTTTTGAAAAATTAAACGAAGAAAGATTAGCTAATGGAGAAGAGATATTTGCTAATCCTAGAAATGCAGCTAGTGGAACTCTTAGACAATTGGACTCTCAAATTGTAAAAGAAAGAGGACTTGACGCATATTTTTACTATGTGGTGGATCCATTAACTCATGGATTAAAAACTCATAAAGAAAGTTTAGATTATTTAGATAAAGTTGGAATAAAAACTACTAAAATTGCAGAAGTAATAGATGATTTAACAGTTATGGAAAAAAGAATTGCTTTTTGGGAAACAGAAAGAGAAAAATTAGATTTTGAAACAGATGGATTAGTAATTAAGTTAAATAATATAGATCTTTGGGAAGAAGTTGGTTACACAACAAAGAGTCCAAGATGGGCAATAGCTTATAAATTTCCTGCTAAACAAGTTACAACAAAATTATTGGGGATAACTTGGCAAGTGGGAAGAACAGGAAAAGTTACACCAGTGGCAGAATTAGAAGAGGTTGAATTATCTGGAAGTAAAGTTAAAAGAGCAAGTTTACATAATATGGATGAGATTTTAAGAAAAGATATTAGAATTGGAGATAGAGTGTTTATTGAAAAAGCTGCAGAAATTATTCCTCAAGTTGTAAGTTCTGTTAAAGAAGTTAGAACAGGAGATGAAAAAGAGGTAGTAGCTCCTACAAATTGTCCAGTATGTAATTCTATTTTAGAAAAAGAAGAGGGATTAGTTGATCTTAAATGTGTAAATCCAAACTGTCCAGCTATAATTCAAGGAAGCATTGAGTATTTTGTATCTCGTGATGCAATGAATATAAGTGGATTTGGAAGTAAAATTGTAGAGAGAATGTTACAGTTAAATTATATAAAAGATATTACTGATATATATGAGCTTTCAAAATATAAAGAAGAACTTATGCAATTGGATAAAATGGGAGAAAAAAGTGTAGAAAAATTATTAGCTTCAATAGAAAAAAGTAAGGAAAGACCATATTCTAAAACTCTTTATGCTTTAGGAATTCCTTTTGTTGGTAAATTTTTAGCAAATGTTCTAGCAAAGAAAAGTAAAAATATAGAAGTTCTATCTTTAATGACAAAAGAGGAGCTTTTAGAAATTGATGGAGTTGGAGAAAAAGTAGCTCAATCAGTTTATAATTTTTTTAAGAATGAAAAATCAATTGAAACTATAGAAAAGTTAAAAGAGTATGGAGTAAATTTTGGAAAAATAGATGATAAAAGAGAAGAAAAAATAGTTGAACATGGCAAATTTTCAGGAAAAACATTTTTATTTACAGGAAAGTTACAAAAATTCAAAAGAGAAGAGATTAAAGATTTGATAGAGTCTTTAGGTGGAGTTAATCTGTCTTCAGTAAGTAAAAAATTAAATTATTTAATTGTTGGAGAAGATGCTGGAAGTAAATTAAAAAAAGCTGAAGAATTAGAAAGTGTAATAATTTTAACAGAAGATGAGTTTATAAAAATGACTAAATAA
- the celB gene encoding PTS cellobiose transporter subunit IIC produces the protein MSNFMNLIEEKLMPVAAKVGQNRYLNAIKDGFVYTMPFLIIGSFILLIVNLPFTDPNNILYMEWYANLMGAFKGDLVQPFYVSMGIMSLFVSYGIGMSLSNSYGLNGTTGGFLSMYAFLLVSAKLDWLPVGQAEGAGALFLIPDGGWMPIMDARYLDAKGLFTAILGAIIAIEIFRLLVQKKFVIKLPDSVPPAIAKSFELLIPIVFVTVLFQAANIFAMKSLNIMVPEIILKAFAPLLNMSDSLISVIFIIIITHLLWFAGLHGTNIVIAIINSITLSNLAVNQAALQAGDTLPKIFAGGFLDAYVYIGGAGATLGLALAMSVSKNAHIKSIGKLSVIPAVFNINEPIMFGAPIVMNPLLFIPFVGIPVLNACIAWFATQFNLVGRIVTLVPWTTPGPIGALLGTNFSITAFILSCGLVAVSFFLYIPFLRVYEKSLNEVEAA, from the coding sequence ATGAGTAATTTTATGAATCTTATTGAAGAAAAACTTATGCCTGTTGCTGCTAAAGTTGGACAAAACAGATATTTAAATGCAATCAAAGATGGTTTTGTTTACACAATGCCGTTCTTAATCATTGGTTCATTTATCCTTTTAATAGTAAACCTACCGTTTACTGATCCTAATAACATACTTTATATGGAATGGTATGCTAATTTAATGGGAGCTTTTAAAGGAGATTTAGTACAACCTTTCTATGTAAGTATGGGAATTATGTCGTTATTCGTTTCTTACGGAATTGGAATGTCTTTATCTAATAGTTATGGTCTAAATGGTACAACTGGTGGATTCTTATCAATGTATGCATTTTTACTAGTTTCAGCGAAACTAGATTGGTTACCTGTTGGTCAAGCTGAGGGAGCTGGAGCTTTATTCCTTATCCCAGATGGTGGATGGATGCCTATAATGGACGCTAGATACCTAGATGCTAAAGGACTATTTACAGCTATCTTAGGAGCAATAATAGCTATTGAAATATTCAGACTTTTAGTTCAAAAGAAGTTTGTTATTAAACTTCCTGATTCAGTACCACCTGCAATTGCTAAATCATTTGAGTTATTAATCCCTATCGTATTTGTTACTGTTCTTTTCCAAGCTGCAAATATATTTGCTATGAAGAGCTTAAACATTATGGTTCCTGAGATTATCTTAAAAGCTTTTGCACCATTACTAAATATGTCTGATTCATTAATCTCTGTAATCTTTATTATCATAATCACTCACCTTTTATGGTTTGCTGGATTACACGGAACAAATATCGTTATAGCTATTATTAACTCTATAACTTTATCTAACCTAGCTGTTAACCAAGCTGCACTTCAAGCTGGAGACACTTTACCTAAGATATTTGCAGGAGGATTCCTTGATGCTTATGTTTATATCGGAGGAGCTGGAGCTACTTTAGGACTTGCACTTGCTATGTCTGTAAGTAAAAATGCACATATTAAATCAATTGGAAAACTTTCAGTTATTCCAGCAGTATTCAATATCAATGAACCAATAATGTTTGGAGCACCAATAGTAATGAACCCATTATTATTCATTCCTTTCGTAGGAATTCCTGTATTAAATGCTTGTATTGCATGGTTTGCTACTCAATTTAACTTAGTTGGTAGAATTGTAACTCTTGTTCCTTGGACAACTCCAGGACCAATTGGAGCTTTACTTGGTACTAACTTCAGTATCACTGCATTTATTTTAAGCTGTGGTTTAGTTGCTGTATCTTTCTTCTTATATATTCCTTTCTTAAGAGTATATGAGAAATCATTAAATGAAGTAGAAGCTGCTTAA
- a CDS encoding PTS sugar transporter subunit IIB: protein MKKILLLCSAGMSTSMVVKKMEAAAAAENIEVKIDAVGLEQFHELLSQYDVFLLGPQVRFKKAELAAIAAEAGKPLDVIDTMAYGTLNGKKILDFALSLSK from the coding sequence ATGAAAAAAATATTATTACTTTGTTCTGCAGGAATGTCAACAAGTATGGTTGTTAAAAAAATGGAAGCTGCTGCTGCTGCTGAAAATATAGAAGTTAAAATAGATGCTGTAGGATTAGAGCAGTTCCACGAGTTATTATCTCAATATGATGTATTCCTTTTAGGACCACAAGTTAGATTTAAAAAAGCTGAATTAGCTGCTATCGCTGCTGAAGCTGGAAAGCCTTTAGATGTTATTGATACTATGGCTTACGGAACTTTAAACGGAAAGAAAATTTTAGATTTCGCTTTAAGCTTATCTAAGTAA
- a CDS encoding replication initiation protein has translation MKKMAFDFSKNDIFIDTDKKLNKKERDFLEIIRQKYKGKNEKYIIFTEKELKILLKDRHAIEDFLDKFSKRRIHLTLVEKDEEIFFSSFPIFDFYMRNREEYRLYISRSLKSLKESGIFDDIDLLLILLFKDKKSFQLYLAMIKNRNQGGFIISRDQLKELLGVGQENYERFYDFEKTILKPALDDINQLTKYNIDYKKIKNSDGFTSKIMEIEFTFSHKLSPILAEEIDRLLLPLRDRVHSISTVSKVIEEALLKEGVDFVRNNLYHLDKGMSGSLDDAICLALKDNQNVEQQEKYILVSKTSDTFSNRFIFESRLYKELLKCKFYYNYNFLKALRNMKAGEELEYKDERHKINILYLDKGRESTIEIYKAVEESNGEKK, from the coding sequence ATGAAAAAAATGGCTTTTGATTTTTCTAAAAATGATATTTTTATAGATACAGATAAAAAATTGAATAAAAAAGAAAGAGATTTTTTAGAAATAATTAGACAAAAATATAAAGGTAAAAATGAAAAATATATAATTTTTACAGAAAAAGAATTAAAAATTCTTTTAAAAGATAGACATGCAATTGAAGATTTTTTAGATAAATTTTCAAAAAGAAGAATACATTTAACATTGGTTGAGAAAGATGAAGAGATATTTTTTTCATCATTTCCAATTTTTGATTTTTATATGAGAAATAGGGAAGAGTATCGTTTGTATATATCTAGATCGTTAAAATCATTAAAAGAAAGTGGAATTTTTGATGATATAGATTTACTTTTAATATTATTATTTAAGGATAAGAAAAGTTTTCAGTTGTATTTAGCTATGATAAAAAATAGAAATCAAGGTGGATTTATAATAAGTAGAGATCAATTAAAAGAACTCTTAGGAGTTGGACAAGAAAACTATGAAAGATTCTATGATTTTGAAAAAACGATATTAAAACCAGCTTTAGATGATATAAATCAATTAACAAAATATAATATAGATTATAAAAAAATAAAAAATAGTGACGGATTTACAAGTAAAATAATGGAGATTGAATTTACATTTAGTCATAAACTTTCACCAATATTAGCAGAAGAGATAGATAGATTATTATTACCTTTAAGAGATAGAGTGCATTCAATTTCTACTGTTAGTAAAGTTATAGAGGAAGCACTTTTAAAAGAAGGAGTAGATTTTGTTAGAAATAACTTATATCACTTAGATAAAGGAATGTCAGGTTCTTTAGATGATGCAATATGTTTAGCTCTAAAAGACAACCAGAATGTAGAACAACAAGAAAAATATATTTTAGTAAGTAAAACAAGTGATACATTTTCAAATAGATTTATATTTGAATCAAGATTATATAAAGAACTATTAAAATGTAAGTTTTACTATAACTATAATTTTTTAAAAGCTTTAAGAAATATGAAAGCAGGAGAAGAATTAGAATATAAAGATGAACGACACAAAATAAATATTCTTTATTTAGATAAGGGAAGAGAAAGTACAATAGAGATATATAAAGCAGTAGAAGAGTCTAATGGAGAAAAAAAATAA
- a CDS encoding DUF871 domain-containing protein: MKQLGISIYPFHATLEENKKYIELAAKYGYKRVFTCLLSVDGDKEAILKEFKETIAHANSFGMEVMVDVAPSIFSKLNISYDDLSFFKEIGACGVRLDLGFSGNEESIMTFNEHGLLIEINMSQDTNYVNTIMDYMPNKEKLVGCHNFYPHRYTGLSREHFRSCNKRFKGFSLTTAAFVTSQTGTFGPWPVNDGLCTLEEHRDLPIEVQGRELFNEGIDIVIISNCFPTEEELKKLADINKEMLELECEVYEGVGEVEKDIIEKELHFHRGDVGEYVVRSTQSRVKYKGTHFELFNPVDIKKGDVLIESSLYGQYAGELHIARKDMKNSGKTSVVGRLNPNYLGLLDSIKPWQKFKIKIKK; encoded by the coding sequence ATGAAACAATTAGGAATATCTATATATCCATTTCATGCTACATTAGAAGAAAATAAAAAATATATTGAGCTAGCAGCAAAGTACGGGTATAAAAGAGTTTTTACTTGCTTATTATCTGTAGACGGAGACAAAGAAGCTATATTAAAGGAGTTTAAGGAAACAATAGCTCATGCAAATAGCTTTGGAATGGAAGTTATGGTAGACGTAGCTCCTTCAATATTCAGTAAACTAAATATAAGCTATGATGATTTATCATTTTTCAAAGAAATTGGTGCATGTGGAGTTAGACTTGATTTAGGTTTCTCAGGAAATGAAGAAAGTATAATGACTTTCAATGAGCACGGGTTATTAATAGAAATAAATATGAGTCAAGATACAAATTATGTAAATACAATAATGGATTATATGCCAAATAAAGAAAAATTAGTAGGATGTCATAACTTTTACCCACATAGATATACTGGACTATCAAGAGAGCATTTTAGAAGTTGTAATAAGAGATTTAAAGGATTCTCTTTAACAACAGCAGCTTTTGTAACATCTCAAACTGGAACTTTTGGTCCTTGGCCAGTAAATGATGGACTTTGTACTTTGGAAGAACATAGAGATTTACCAATTGAAGTTCAAGGAAGAGAGCTTTTCAATGAAGGAATAGATATTGTAATAATATCAAATTGTTTCCCTACAGAGGAAGAGTTAAAAAAATTAGCAGATATAAACAAAGAGATGTTAGAGCTTGAATGTGAAGTATATGAAGGTGTAGGAGAAGTTGAAAAAGATATTATAGAAAAAGAACTACATTTTCATAGAGGAGATGTAGGAGAATACGTTGTTAGATCAACTCAATCGAGAGTAAAATATAAAGGAACACACTTTGAGTTATTTAATCCTGTAGATATTAAAAAAGGAGATGTACTAATAGAATCATCACTTTATGGACAGTATGCAGGAGAGTTACATATAGCTAGAAAAGATATGAAGAACTCAGGAAAAACTAGTGTAGTAGGAAGATTAAATCCAAATTACCTAGGATTATTAGACAGCATTAAGCCTTGGCAAAAATTTAAAATAAAAATAAAAAAATAA
- a CDS encoding PTS lactose/cellobiose transporter subunit IIA — protein MVDFTEEELEEIIFSIVAYAGEAKGCAHQALAFAEEGKFDEAEECMKECDAAVLKAHHVQTDMIQKEAGGQKIPLSIVFVHAQDHLMTALSERELIKKMIKLNKRLFALENK, from the coding sequence ATGGTAGATTTTACAGAAGAGGAATTAGAAGAAATAATATTTTCAATAGTTGCATATGCAGGAGAAGCAAAAGGATGTGCTCACCAAGCTTTAGCATTTGCTGAAGAAGGAAAGTTTGACGAAGCTGAAGAGTGTATGAAAGAGTGTGACGCAGCAGTATTAAAGGCTCACCATGTACAAACAGATATGATTCAAAAAGAAGCTGGAGGACAGAAAATTCCTCTATCAATAGTTTTTGTTCATGCACAAGATCACTTAATGACGGCTTTATCAGAAAGAGAATTAATTAAGAAAATGATAAAGTTAAATAAAAGATTATTTGCTTTAGAAAATAAATAA
- a CDS encoding Dps family protein: MENKDLVFQMNKLVGDLHVFKTKVHNFHWNLVGEHFFVIHPMLDGIMSEIDGQIDAVAERILMIGHRPFASLEVYLKHTVLAEAETKPYPAKEAVKLMLEDFKLLLAEINIVMGIAEKEDDQETLTLVTDIAASYQKHIWMFGAWLA; the protein is encoded by the coding sequence ATGGAAAATAAAGATCTAGTATTTCAAATGAACAAACTTGTAGGAGATTTACATGTATTCAAAACTAAAGTGCACAACTTTCACTGGAATTTAGTTGGAGAGCACTTCTTCGTTATTCATCCAATGCTTGATGGAATAATGTCTGAAATTGATGGACAAATCGATGCTGTTGCTGAAAGAATATTAATGATTGGGCACAGACCTTTTGCTTCTTTAGAAGTTTATTTAAAACATACTGTTTTAGCTGAAGCTGAAACTAAACCATATCCTGCTAAAGAGGCAGTAAAATTAATGTTAGAAGATTTCAAACTTCTTCTAGCTGAAATCAATATAGTTATGGGAATAGCTGAAAAAGAGGATGATCAAGAAACTCTTACTTTAGTTACTGATATAGCTGCTTCTTACCAAAAACATATCTGGATGTTTGGTGCTTGGTTAGCATAG
- the hcp gene encoding hydroxylamine reductase: MEKISMFCFQCQETAGNKGCSVVGVCGKKATTSNLQDLLIYTAKGIAILRENISLENRKNNRELNSEIDYYLTNALFVTITNANFDDNMIQKEILKGLKIREKVKNQLIQLEIEPKRLKSHDATTFVAETLEEMNKKSLNIGVLSTENEDIRSLREVITYGLKGMAAYYEHAANLGYEKEEIVMFIEKALASTLDDSIGLNELVGLTLETGKYGVDVMALLDSANTGKFGNPEITEVNIGVGKNPGILISGHDLNDIVQLLEQTEGTGVDVYTHSEMLPAHYYPELKKYKHLVGNYGNAWWKQKEEFETFNGPIVFTTNCIVPPKAGSTYEGKVFTTNATGFPGWKRIEEKDGKKDFSEVIELAKSCKAPTEIETGKIVGGFAHNQVFALADKVVDAVKSGAIRRFYVMAGCDGRMKSRDYYTEFAANLPKDTVILTAGCAKYKYNKLNLGDIGGIPRVLDAGQCNDSYSLALIALKLKEAFQLNDINELPIAYNIAWYEQKAVIVLLALLHLGVKNIHLGPTIPAFLSGNVLNVLIENFNIGTISTVEEDLKSL, from the coding sequence ATGGAAAAAATATCTATGTTTTGTTTTCAATGCCAAGAGACTGCAGGGAATAAAGGATGCTCAGTAGTTGGCGTTTGTGGAAAAAAAGCAACTACATCAAATCTTCAAGATTTACTAATTTATACAGCTAAAGGAATAGCTATTTTAAGAGAAAATATTTCATTAGAAAATAGAAAAAACAATAGAGAACTAAATTCAGAAATTGATTATTATTTAACGAATGCTCTATTTGTAACAATTACCAATGCTAATTTTGATGATAATATGATACAAAAAGAGATATTAAAAGGGCTTAAAATAAGAGAGAAGGTAAAAAATCAACTTATTCAATTGGAGATAGAACCTAAAAGATTAAAAAGTCATGATGCTACAACTTTTGTGGCAGAAACTTTAGAAGAAATGAATAAAAAAAGCTTAAATATAGGAGTTCTTTCAACTGAAAATGAAGATATAAGATCTCTAAGAGAAGTTATAACATATGGACTAAAGGGAATGGCAGCGTATTATGAACATGCAGCTAATTTAGGATATGAAAAAGAAGAGATTGTAATGTTTATAGAAAAAGCTTTAGCATCAACTTTAGATGATTCAATAGGTTTAAATGAATTAGTTGGATTAACTTTAGAAACTGGAAAATATGGAGTAGATGTTATGGCACTACTTGATTCAGCTAATACAGGAAAATTTGGAAATCCAGAGATAACAGAAGTTAATATAGGTGTTGGAAAAAATCCAGGAATACTTATCTCAGGTCATGATTTAAATGATATTGTTCAGTTATTAGAGCAAACAGAAGGAACAGGGGTAGATGTATATACTCACTCAGAGATGTTACCAGCACACTATTATCCTGAGCTGAAAAAATATAAGCATTTAGTTGGAAACTATGGAAACGCTTGGTGGAAACAAAAAGAGGAGTTTGAGACATTTAATGGTCCTATAGTATTTACAACAAATTGTATTGTTCCTCCAAAAGCAGGTTCAACATATGAAGGAAAAGTATTTACAACAAATGCTACAGGATTCCCAGGATGGAAAAGAATAGAGGAAAAAGATGGAAAAAAAGATTTTTCTGAAGTAATAGAGTTAGCAAAATCTTGTAAAGCTCCAACAGAGATTGAAACAGGAAAAATAGTTGGTGGATTTGCTCACAATCAAGTTTTTGCTTTAGCAGATAAAGTTGTAGACGCAGTTAAATCAGGAGCTATAAGAAGATTTTATGTAATGGCAGGTTGCGATGGAAGAATGAAATCAAGAGATTATTATACTGAATTTGCTGCTAACCTACCAAAAGATACAGTTATTTTAACAGCAGGATGTGCAAAATATAAATATAATAAATTAAATTTAGGAGATATTGGTGGAATTCCAAGAGTTTTAGATGCGGGGCAATGTAATGATTCATATTCATTAGCATTAATAGCTTTAAAATTAAAAGAGGCATTCCAATTAAATGATATAAATGAATTACCAATTGCTTATAATATTGCTTGGTATGAACAAAAAGCTGTTATAGTTTTATTAGCATTATTACATTTAGGAGTTAAAAATATACATTTAGGACCAACAATTCCAGCATTTTTATCAGGAAATGTTTTAAATGTCTTAATAGAAAATTTTAATATAGGTACTATTTCAACTGTAGAAGAGGATTTAAAAAGTTTATAA
- a CDS encoding carbonic anhydrase, translating into MQNYNDLLRENLEWVEKKLDLDKDYFKNLSKSQKPPFLYIGCSDSRMPIDTFTQSEPGSFFIHRNIANQIFSNDMNFLATLEYAVEQLEVEHIIVSGHYECGGIKTAHEKCTNSSIISSWLMPIKKIEVEHKEELKALATKDERIDRLTELNVLEQLKHIFELSIIRNRIATGKYPKIHGWILDIRNGKIKEMEIPFKDWKSKGIIPKEYEA; encoded by the coding sequence ATGCAAAATTATAATGATTTATTAAGAGAAAATTTAGAATGGGTGGAGAAAAAGCTTGATTTAGATAAAGACTATTTTAAAAATCTTTCGAAAAGTCAAAAACCTCCGTTTTTATACATAGGATGCTCAGATAGTAGGATGCCTATTGATACTTTTACACAAAGTGAACCTGGAAGTTTTTTTATTCATAGAAATATAGCAAACCAAATTTTTTCAAATGACATGAACTTTTTAGCAACGTTAGAATATGCAGTTGAGCAATTAGAGGTAGAACATATAATCGTTTCTGGACACTATGAATGTGGAGGAATAAAAACAGCTCATGAAAAATGTACAAATTCGTCTATAATTTCAAGTTGGTTAATGCCAATAAAAAAAATAGAGGTGGAACATAAAGAAGAATTAAAAGCTTTAGCAACTAAAGATGAAAGAATAGATAGATTAACTGAGTTAAATGTATTAGAACAATTAAAACATATCTTTGAATTATCTATTATAAGAAATAGAATAGCAACAGGTAAGTATCCAAAAATTCATGGATGGATTTTAGATATAAGAAATGGAAAGATTAAAGAGATGGAAATTCCATTTAAAGATTGGAAATCAAAAGGAATAATTCCAAAAGAGTATGAAGCGTAA